AGGCTGAGCGCGACCAGCTCAATGCAGAGATCGCTGCGCTGCTCGAGATTCTCGGCAGCAAAGAGCGGCTGCAGGCCGTCGTCGCTGGCGAGCTCGATCAGGCCTCGGCTGCGTACGGCACTCCCCGTCGTACACTACTCACCGGCGCCGTCGCTCGTCCGTCTCGCGCAGCAGTCTCCCCTGACGCCATGCAAGTTGCAGACACGCCCTGCACCGTGCTCCTCTCGGCCACCGGCCGAGCCTTGCGCGTTGACCGGGATCCAGAGGCGCCCGACGCTCCCCGCGCCGCGCCGCGAGCCACTAAGCACGGAGCCGTCGCCGCGCGCGTCGCGACAACGGTGCGCGGTGAGCTCGGTGCGATCCTCTCAGACGGCACGCTTCACCGCTTCACGCCCGTTGATCTGCCACTCGTTCCCGGGGCATCGATTGCCTTCTCCGCGGGAGTGAAGCTCACTGAGTACATCGGTCTGAGCGACAAGAAGGTCAGGATCGTCGGCGTCGTGCCGCTGGATTCTGAGGAGCCCGTTGGCATCTTCACAGCCCAGGGAATCGTCAAGCGCGTCGTGCTGACGGAGCTCCCCGCACGCCCCGAGTTCGAAGTCATCACGCTCAAGACTGGCGACGCGGTTATCGCTGCGTTCCCAGCGCCTGATTCCGCCGAGTTCGCAGCGGTCACGAACGACGCGCAGCTGCTCCGGTTCGCGGCGTCGTCGGTACGACCCCAGGGCCGCCCTGCGGGCGGTATGGCCGGCATGAAGCTTGGCGCAGACGCCCGCGTCATTTTTGCGTCGGCAATTGCAGCAGACACGGAGGCGCGCGTCGCAACCGTCGCCGAGGGCTCGGACGAGAACGCACTACTCAGCACAGACTCCGCCTCTGCGAAGGTGTCAGACTGGGCAGAGTTCCCAGCCAAGGGACGAGCGACAGGAGGCGTTCGGGCTCAGCGCTTCCTCAAGGGCGAAGACAAGCTCGTTGTGGCGTGGGTGGGCACCGGCGAACCTCGGGCACTCGCCGCCGACGGCGCCACCCGGAAGCTGCCAGAGGAGCTCGGAAAGCGCGACGGCTCCGGAAGCCCGCTTGAGCACAGTGTGGCCTTTATCGGAGAGGCGCCTTAGCCTTTATTGGAGAAGCGCCTTAGCCCAGAGCGCGAATGTCAGCGTGCGGGGTGTGCGAGATCAAATCTCGCACACCCCGCAGAGCCTTCGACCGATCTCGCTTTCCGCCGATCTCGCTATCCACCGATCTCGCTATCCGCCGAGGGCGCGAATGACCTGGGCCGCGGCCACGTGCCCGCCAGCCTCCGCGAGCGCGACTGCGGTAAGTCCATCGCTCCCTGCCGACCGGGGGTCGGCGCCAGCCCGCAAGGCTGCAACGACCGCGGTCGTCTCCCCAGTCCGGGCAGCTTCGACGAGCGCCGCACCGGGATCAGACGGCGCGGCCGCGGCCGCCAACGACCGCAGCACCTCGGCCTGGCCTGAGAACCCACGCTCCTCCGCCATTTGAAGCGGAGTGAGGCCCTCGGATACCGACAGCCTGTCAAGCTCTGCACCCCCGGCGACTAGGACGCGCAGTGTCGCCAGGTAGGTTGGGTCATCGCGGCCAAGCCACACGGCCTCATGAATCGCCTGATATCCGATGTTGTTGACATGGTTGACGTCGACCCCTGCCCGGATCAAGACGCCCGAGACGTCCCAGTGGCCCCGCTCGGCCGCACGAATCAGTCCAGTTCCCTGCCAGCTGTCAAGTGCCTTTACGTCGCCGCCGTGCTTGAGGGTCAGACGCAAGAGCTCGAGGCGCCCCTCGCTCGTCGCGATAAGGTACGCCGACTGAACGGTGTCGTCTGCTGCATTCACGTCAGCGCCCCACTCGATCAGCTGCTCGGCCGCCACGACGTCGTTGGCCCAGGCAGCGTCCCGAAGACGCTGGTCAAGTTCAGCCTGGGTGAGATCTGGCTTCTCTGGGACTTCTGGCTCTGCCGGGACCTCCGGCTGTGCGCTCTCAGACGGAGCAGGCTTTGGCGTCCCGGTCGTCGTCGGGGGTGTCTCACCGGGCTCGGGAGCACAGGCAACGAGTCCGGTGAGACTCAGAGCCGCAAGCGCACTAGCGGCAATCGCCGCGCGTAGTCTGGCATTCATCAGTGTTTCTCCTCGGTCTTCTTCACCCAACCGTAGACGGGATTGGATGGGCATGTCTGGTCGTTCGCGACGGTCAATCGTGAGCTGTCCCGGCATTGGTATCGCACAGCTCGTGTGTGGGAAGGGTGGCCTACAACCCGATAAGTGCGACGCCGCAGACCACGACCGCCGCCGCCGCGAGCCGAAGTACTGGGTTGCTTTCGCGGAATCTGAAGACACCATACAGCCCAACGAGCACGACGCTCGTTTCACGCATGGGTGCGACGAGAGACAGTGGTGCGATCGTCGCCGCCGTCAGTACGAGCACGTACGAGAGCGGCGAAAGCACGCCGAAGGCGAGGAGGCTTCGCCAGTTCGCCCTGAGCTCGCCGCGAAGCCGCCGAGCAGGCTTCAACCCGCGAAGCCCCTCCGCGCCCATCATGCCTCCAAAAATGACTGCCTCCGCTGCACTTGTGCCGACCATGAACGCAACCGGAGCGATGCCGAAGCCGTTCACCATCGATACGTCCCAGAGTGTGTACGTGGCGATCGCGACCCCAGTCAATAAGCCAAACACAATCGACGGGTCGAAGCGCGCTTGGCGTTGGCCTCCGGCGAACTCTGTTCCTGCAGCGGACCGCGACCGGCCAATGAGGCCGAACGCGGTAACGCCGACAACTACGAGCAACACGCCCCCGAGCGAAAGCAGTCCGGGGCGTTCGCCGAACAGCAAGATCGACACGACCACGGTGAGGACGGGTCCGCTACCGCGGGCAGTCGCGTAGACCGTGCTCAGGTCTCCCGCGCGATAGCCGCGCTGCAGAACGAGCATGTAAAGCACGTGCAACACGCCAGACACGACGACGGCGCGCACGAACTCCCAGGCGCCGCTCGAGCCGACGCCGCCGGTAAACGGGATCGCCGCTGACCAGACAATGGCGCTGACAACGGCGCCCCACAAGAGGAACGGCACGCCAGACCTGCTCGACTTTGCAGCAAGTATGTTCCAGGCGGCGTGCGCGACGGCGGCGGCGAGTACGAGACCGAGGGCTGTGAGACTCATCGAGCGTTGACGCTAGGCGTCAATTCGCTCGCGGTCGAGATCATCGGCGTTCTCAATGATGAACTCCTTGCGTGGCGCGACGTCGTTCCCCATGAGCAGCTCAAACATTTGTGCTGCGGCGTGAGCGTCTTCAAGGCGCACTCGCCGAAGTGTGCGGTGCTCTCGGTCCATCGTTGTCTCAGCGAGCTGATCGGCATCCATCTCGCCGAGGCCCTTGTAGCGTTGGATCGGCTCCTGATACTTCTTCCCCCGCTTCCGGAGGTCGGCGAGCAGGGTCTGCAGTTCCTTCTCGCTGTAGGTGTATATCACGTCATTTGGCTTCCGGCCGGAGTTCTGCACGATGACCCGATGCAGAGGCGGGACAGCGGCGTAAACTCGGCCGGCCTCAAGCATCGGCCGCATGTAGCGGAAGAATAGAGTGAGCAGAAGGGTGCGAATGTGCGCGCCATCGACGTCGGCGTCGCTCATCAAAATCACCTTGCCGTAGCGGGCAGCATCTAGATCAAAATCGCGGCCCGAACCCGCTCCAATCACCTTGATGATTGCCCCGCACTCAGCGTTCGAGAGCATCTCGGCGAGCGATGCCTTCTGCACGTTGAGAATCTTGCCTCGAATTGGCAGGAGTGCCTGATACTCACTGTCACGCGCAGGTTTCGCGGTGCCAAGCGCGCTGTCGCCCTCGACGATGAACAGTTCAGAGTTCGCGACGTCCTTGGACCTGCAATCGATGAGCTTCGACGGCAGCGACGAACTCTCGAGGGTGCTCTTGCGGCGAGCAGTGTCGCGCTGCGCACGCATCGCGATCCGAGACTTCATCTCGGACACCATCTTCTCAAGCAGCGTCGAGGTTTGCGCTTTGTCGTGCTTCTTGGGTGAGTCGTACCGCTCGCTGAGCGCGCTCGTGACCGCGCGGGAGACAATCTGGCGCACTGCCGCAGTGCCGAGCACTTCCTTCGTCTGCCCCTCGAACTGCGGTTCAGGGACCCGGACGGTAACAACTGCTGTCAGTCCAGTGAGGATGTCATCTTTGTCGGGTTTATCTGAGCCAGCCTTCAGCTTGCGCGCATTGGTCTCGATCTGCTTCCTGAAGAACTTCGTGAGCCCCTGCTCAAAACCAGAGAGGTGCGTGCCACCCTTCGGTGTCGAGATAATATTCACAAAGCTCTGGATCTCCGTGTCGTAGCCGGTGCCCCAACGCAGTGCAATATCCACCTCACACTCGCGTTCGACCTCCCTCGAAACGAGATGGCCCGTCGTCTCGTCCATGACAGGAACTGTCTCCGTAAACTTCCCAGAGTCCTGGACGCGCCAGGTATCAGTGACAGGTGCGTCGAGGGCGAGAAAGTTAACGAACTCGGAGATTCCGCCCTCATAGTTGAAGCTATGCACCGCCGGCGCGCCAGACTCATCGAGAGATTCGGCTCGGTAATCGGAAATGTCGATCGTGAGCCCCGGGACGAGGAACGCGGTCTGACGCGCACGGCCAACCAGCGAATCGACTTCGAAGCGGGCGGTTGGCAGGAAGATCTGGGGATCCGCCCAGTAGCGAACTCGGGTGCCAGTGACACCCTTCTTCACCTTCCCGACGACCCGAAGCTCGGTGGCACGGTCAAAGGGCGTGAAGGGACTATCGGGCCCCGCGCCCGCGAACACACCCGGCTCGCCGTGGCGGAACGACATCGCCCACGTCTTGCCGTCGCGGTCAACCTCGACATCGAGGCGTGACGAGAGCGCGTTCACAACCGAGGCGCCGACACCGTGCAGGCCACCTGAGGACGCGTAGCCGCCACCGCCGAACTTACCGCCGGCGTGCAGCTTGGTGAAGACGAGCTCGACGCCGCTGAGGCCGCTTCGCGGCTCGACGTCCACTGGCACGCCGCGACCATTGTCTGCGACTGTGACTGACCCGTCATCGTGCAGCGTGATCTTGATGTCTGCACCGTGTCCGGCGAGGGCCTCATCGACCGAGTTGTCAATGATCTCCCAGAGGCAGTGCATAAGCCCGCGTGAATCGGTCGTGCCGATATACATGCCGGGTCGCTTGCGAACTGCTTCAAGCCCCTCGAGGACAGTGAGGTGCCTGGCGGAGTAACTGGATTCAGCCACGTGAAAGAACCTGCTTTCTTGGAGACTCACCCACTGTAGAACACACCTGCGACAGTCGGGCTGAGCGCGGGCGGCGAGTGAAGAACTCGCTGCCAAATATCCGTTCGCCGTACGCGTTGAGCGAAACAAGCGCAGCAAACAGGGCGCTTGCGGCATTGGGGTGGTTGGATAGAGGTAATTGAACTACCGGGAGGTGGCCATGAGCACACTGGAACAGACCGCTGACGTAGCGGACGTAACTGCGGCGGACCGTCCGCTCAGTGGACTTGATCGCTGCGATAGCTGCGGCGCACAAGCGTACGTTCGCGTGACACTTGGCGGAAGCGAGCTGCTCTTCTGCGCGCATCACGCGACAAAGCACGAGGCAAAGCTTCGCCCGATGGCTGAAGCCTGGCACGATGAGAGCCACAGACTGAACGCGTAGTTCTGTCCGCTGCAGGAGTGGGCCCGGGAGTTTCCCGGGCCCACTCCTTTTTTCGCGCGATTTGCGAGCCACTGCAGAGCAACGACGAAAGGGCACGGAGGAAACCTCCGTGCCCTTTCGAGCGAACCTCGCTCAGTCTTAATCCAGGTAGTCGCGCAGCTGCTGGCTCCGCGACGGATGGCGGAGCTTCGCCATTGTCTTCGACTCGATCTGACGAATACGCTCACGGGTGACACCGAAGGTGTCACCAATCTGGTCAAGCGTCTTCGGCATTCCGTCACCAAGACCAAAGCGCATCTTGATGACACCGGCCTCGCGCTCTGAGAGCGAGTCGAGCAGCTGCTCGAGCTGCTGCTGCAGCATAGTGAAGCCAACGGCGTCAGCGGGAACGATCGCCTCGGTGTCCTCGATCAGATCACCGAACTCGCTGTCGCCATCCTCGCCAAGCGGGGTGTGGAGCGAGATCGGCTCACGGCCGTACTTCTGGACCTCGATGACCTTCTCGGTCGTCATGTCCAGCTCGCGGCTCAGCTCTTCAGGTGTGGGCTCGCGACCGAGATCCTGCAGCATCTGTCGCTGCACGCGTGCAAGCTTGTTGATGACCTCAACCATGTGCACCGGAATACGAATCGTGCGCGCCTGGTCGGCCATCGCGCGCGTAATCGCCTGGCGGATCCACCACGTTGCGTACGTGGAGAACTTGAAGCCCTTGGTGTAGTCGAACTTCTCTACCGCGCGGATCAGACCGAGGTTGCCCTCCTGGATAAGGTCCAGGAACTGCATTCCTCGCCCTGTGTAACGCTTTGCAAGCGACACAACAAGGCGCAGGTTGGCTCCGAGCAGGTGGCTCTTTGCGCGCTGACCATCGCGGGCAACCCACTTCAGCTCGCGCTCAAGCTTCTTCGGAAGCCCCTTCTCAGTGCCAAGCTTCTCCTCGGCGAACAGGCCGGCCTCGATACGCATCGCAAGCTCGACCTCCTCAGCCGCGTTGAGCAGGGCGACCTTTCCGATCTGCTTGAGGTAATCCTTCACAGGGTCGGCAGTGGCGCCAGGGATCGCGGTCGTGACTGTCGGCACGTCCTCCTCGTCCCCGGCCTTCAGGACGATCGCTCCAGTCGGGAGAGGCTCTTGATGTTCTGCGGCCGGCTGCTCTTCCTCAGCCTGCTCGTCAACCTCAGTCGCTTCAGTATCGTCAGGCGCGTCGACGATTTCATCGACCGCCTTCTTCGCGCGGGTAGCTGGCTTCTTGGCGGGAGCCTTCTTCGCCGCAGTCGTCTTCGCTGCCGACGCGGCCTTCTTCGCCGGAGCCTTCTTCGCGGGCGCCTCGGCCGCGTTCTGTTCGTCGCTCTCAGCCGCCTTCGCCGCGCGAGACTTGGTCGTTGTCGCTGTTGCCACGCAACTTCCTCTCAGATCTCGTCGATGCGCGTCCAAAAAACTGCGCACACCATGAAAACCCATGTCAAGCCCGCGGTATTCCCGCGACGGTTGAATGGGTTCCTGCTTTCTATTATTGCACGGCTGGGCCGTCATTGTTTTCAGGGCCCTGCTGACGCTCCGCAAGGAACCGTTCAAGTTCACTCGCGAGCTGATCGGCGGTCGGCATCGTCCCCTCCTCGCCGAGCAAGGACGACGAACGGTCGCCGTGCGCTTCAACGTACGCGTCGAAGCGGCGCTCGAGGTTGTCAAGCATCTCTCGCGACTCCTCGTTCTCGGCGATCTGGCGATCAACCTGAGCCCTGAAATCGTGCGCACGTTCCTTTGCTTCATCAATTGCGAAAAGCAGTCCCGTCGCCGCCATCACGTTCTCGAGTGCTGCGGTGAGCAGTTCGGGGTACTCATTGTTTGCTAGGTAGTGGGGCACGAGATGGGCGAACCCGACAACCTCTTCACCAACACCGTGCAGCCTGTACTCAAGAAGATGCACAATGCTTGCAGGCAGCCGCGTGGTCGGCTTCCACGCCGAACGCTCCATGAGATCTTCGCGGGTGCCGCTCACAGTTGCCACGATCGGCCGCGTGTGAGGCACTGGCATCGGGATCGCCTGAACCCAGGTAGTCACCGACACCTCAAACTCGTGCACAAGCAGGAGGACGGACTCAACGAAGGCCTCCCACCGAAAGTCTGGCTCGAAGCCTGAAAGCAGCAGGAATGGCGCACCGAGCTCGTCGCGAGCGAGGCTCAGCGTAAGTTCTTCGGGGCTGTAGTCAGTGAAATGATCCTCATCAAACGTGATGAGGGGGCGACGGGCCCGGTAGTCGAGAAGGGCGTCAGTGTCGAAGCGGACGATCTCTTCGGGCGCGCACCGTTCCCACAGGTATTGCTCAAGCTGCGAGACCGCGTTTCCAGCGTCTGTCGAGCCCGAGAGCGCGACAACAAGAGGGAGGCCCTTGGCGACACTCGCACGGCGCTCCGCGTACACGGCAGAGAAGAGGTTTTCAGTCACGGTTCCATTCTACGAAACCAGGCGCTGAGCGGGACGAAATGCGCGAAGAGCGAACACTTGAGGTTCCGCTGCCGGAGATTCGCAGAAGTAGTAGGCTAAACGATGCGCACCGCATACCGCGCGGATCAGGCACAGTATTGAGACCCGAGGGAGACCCCACTTGGCCGAGCACCAGTTTGACATCGTAGTTCTTGGTGGCGGAAGCGCCGGATACGCGACCGCAGTCAGAGCAACACAGCTTGGAATGACCGCAGCGATCATTGAGAAGGACAAGCTCGGTGGCACATGTCTCCACCGTGGCTGCGTGCCGACGAAGGCCCTGCTTCATTCTGCAGAGGTCGCAGACGTAGCCCGCGAGGGCGCAACCTACGGCATCAACTCGTCCGTTGAGTCGATCGACATTGTCGCAGTGAACGCTTTCCGCGAGAAGCTCGTTGCAGGCAAGCACAAGGGCCTCCAGGGCCTCATCAAGGCGAACGGCATCACGGTCTTTGAAGGCGAGGGCCGTCTGGCTTCGCCGAACACTGTCCAGGTCGGGGCAGACACCGTCGTTGGTAAGAATGTCGTACTTGCTTCCGGCTCGTACTCGCGTTCGCTCCCGGGCCTCGAGATTGGTGGCCGCGTCATCACCAGCGAGCACGCACTCGAGCTGCAGGAGATCCCGAGCAAGGTCATCGTTCTCGGCGGCGGTGTCATCGGCGTCGAGTTCGCAAGTGTGTGGCGCTCGTTTGGCGCCGAGGTCACCATCGTTGAGGGCCTCCCCCACCTTGTGCCGAACGAAGAGGAGTCGGTCTCGAAGCAGCTCGAGCGCGCATTCCGCAAGCGTGGGATCGACTACAAGCTTGGCGTCCGTTTCCAGGGCGTCACGCAGGACGCTTCAAGTGTCACTGTGACTCTTGAAGACGGAACGACTCTCAGCGCCGACTACCTGCTGGTTGCAGTCGGCCGCGGCCCGGCAACGGCCGGACTCGGATATGAAGAAGCCGGAATCGAGATGGATCGCGGTTTCGTTCTGACCACCGAACGTCTCGCCACGAACGTTCCAGGCGTCTACGCCGTCGGCGATATTGTTCCCGGTCTGCAGCTCGCGCATCGCGGCTACCAGCAGGGCATCTTTGTTGCCGAGGAAATTGCGGGTCTTAACCCCGTCGTGGTCGCAGACGTCAACATCCCCAAGGTGACCTACTGTGACCCTGAAATCGCCTCCGTCGGTCTGACCGAGGCGAAGGCTGCTGAAAAGTACGGCGCCGAGAACATCTCGTCGTACGAGTACAACCTTGCGGGCAACGCCAAGAGCTCCATCCTCGGCACCGCAGGAACGGTGAAGGCCGTCCGACTGAACGACGGCCCCGTGCTCGGGGTCCACATGATTGGCGCTCGCGTCGGCGAGCTCGTCGGCGAGGCCCAGCTCATTGTGAACTGGGAGGCGTACCCCGAGGACGTCGCTCCGTTCGTGCACGGGCACCCGACCCAGAATGAGACCATCGGCGAAGCAATGCTCAAGCTCGCCGGCAAGCCGCTGCACGCCATCTAAGCGGCACCACAAGCTAGATCTAGAAGAAATTTAGAAGGAGAATCACGATGAGTGAATCGGTAGTCCTCCCCGCGCTGGGCGAGAGCGTCACCGAGGGGACGGTGACCCGCTGGCTGAAGCAGGTGGGCGAGACCGTAGCGGTCGACGAGCCGCTGCTCGAGGTCTCGACCGACAAGGTGGACACCGAGGTGCCTTCCCCAGTCGCCGGCGTGGTCGAAGAGATCCTCGTCCAGGAAGATGAGACCGCTGAGGTTGGCGCTGTGCTCGCGCGCATTGGCGATGGAAGCGGATCCGCTCCCGCAGCAGCGCCGGCTCCCGAACAGGCGGCTCCCGCAGCGCCAGCTCCTGCTGAGCCTGCTGCTCCGGCAGCTCCCGCTGAGACCGCCGCAGCACCTGCTGCCGCTGCACCAGCTCCGGCTCCTGCCGCCGGAGGCGACAGCCAGGACATCGTTCTGCCGTCGCTCGGCGAGTCAATCACCGAGGGCACTGTGACCCGCTGGCTGAAGCAGATCGGTGAGGCCGTCGAGGTCGACGAGCCGCTGCTCGAGGTGTCAACAGACAAGGTCGACACTGAGGTACCGTCACCCGTCGCGGGCATCCTCCAGGAGATGCTTGTCGGCGAGGACGAGACCGTAGAGGTTGGCGCAGTCCTCGCGCGCGTCGGGAGCGGAGCAGCTGCTCCGGCGGCGGCACCTGCTCCGGCACCGGCTGCGCCCGCAGCGGCACCAGCTCCGGCACCGGCTGCGCCCGCAGCAGCACCTGCACCGGCACCGGCTGCGCCCGCAGCGCCCGCAGCGCCTACACCGGCAGCGCCTGCACCGGCAGCACCCGCACCGGCAGCACCCGCACCGGCTGCAGAGACCGGCGGCTACGTCACCCCGATCGTCCGCAAGCTTGCGGGTGAGCGCGGCGTGGACCTCGCTACCGTGGTCGGAACTGGCGTTGGTGGCCGCATCCGCAAGGAAGACGTGCTCGCGGCTGCAGCGGCTGCTCCCGCGGCAGCAGCGGCCCCGGCTGCAGCAGCTCCTGCGCCTCGCGTTGTCTCCGAGCTCCGCGGCACGACGCAGAAGATGAGCCGCCTGCGCAAGGTCATCGCGGAGCGCGCCGTCGCTTCGATGCAGCAGACGGCTCAGCTCACGACAGTGGTGAAGGTCGACGTGACACGCGTCGCTCAGCTGCGCCAGGCGAAGAAGGATGAGTTCCTGGCGAAGACTGGTTCGAAGCTTTCCTTCATGCCGTTCTTCGCGCTCGCCGCTGCAGAGGCGCTACAGGCCTACCCTGTGATCAACTCGACAGTTGAAGGCGACCAGATCGTCTACCCGGCAACTGAAAACGTCAGCATCGCTGTCGACACTGAGCGTGGTCTCCTCACTCCTGTGCTTCGCGACGCAGGAACGAAGAACATCGCCCAGATCGCCGGTGAGATCGCTGATCTTGCCGCTCGCACCCGTGACAACAAGCTCACGCCGGACGAGCTGAGCGGCGGCACGTTCACGCTCACGAATACGGGTTCGCGCGGGGCACTGTTTGACACCCCGCTGGTGTTCCTTCCGCAGTCAGCAATTCTCGGCACTGGTGTTGTAGTGAAGGAGCCCGGGGTTGTTTCGACACCTGAGGGTGACTCGATCGCGATCCGGTCGACGGTGTACCTTGCGCTGTCGTACGATCACCGGACAATCGACGGTGCCGACGCTGCGCGTTTCCTCACGCAGATGAAGTCCCGCCTCGAAGAGGGCAACTTCGGGGCAGATCTCGGTATCTAGTTTCGACGATATGTGAGGGGTTCTGCGGCGCGATGTGCGCCGCAGAACCCCTCACTCGTTTGTGACGTAGTGGATCGTCCGCCCTCAGCTCGGCCCGCAAGCGTTGCCCCCTCGCACCGCCTGCAGCGTCACCGGCGCCTGGATCCATCGGCGAACAAGGCTCGCACAGCGCCAAACGATTCCTGTCGCAGAGGCGTGGGGGTGATTCGGCCAGCGACAGCGTGTCTGAGTGTCTCTCCGGCCGCATTCGACTCCCACGCCCTCATGTGAGCGAGTTCTGCAGCGACGTCACCAAATAGCTCGCCGAGAAACTCACTCGCGCCCACCGGGGCAACGCTCGTCGCCACGCTCGACAGCTCCCTGAGCGACACGCCGAAGCCGTGACATCCGGCATCGTGACCCGCCCGAAGATGCGCGACACCCTGTGCAACGCGCGCATTGCTCCGCCAGCCTGCTTCTGGGGGCAGCTCGATCAGCGCAACATCCGCCTGTGGGACGAGCCGACGCCGATACTTGCCTTCACCCGGAACGTGCAGCGTCAGCTTTCGGGCAACGTCTGCCCCGAGGCATGCCCCGTGCTCCCGCGCGGCGAACCCCGCGAAGCAGACACCAAGCATGAGGCTCGTCGTCTCCCCCGCCGACAGGAGTACTTTGGGCGGTTGACGGGAAGCATCGTTGGAAGTGCGCATGCATCTATCCTCGTCCTCGCTTGGGCCGGGGCCCCGTAGCATGGGGCAAATCTGTGCCTCTCGGGATAACCGGTGCGGGTGGGACGCCTGTGGGCGAGCCACCTCAGGAGCGAAAATCGCTCTGCCACGAGCGAACTCAGGCCGGGTTGCTCGAGCAGCGCCTGAGAAGCGGTACGATGGAAGGTATGGCAGAGGCGAAGCAGAAGTCCCCGGATCGCATCAAGCAGATGGTGCAGGTGTACAAGAACACCCGCACCCAAGACAAGCTGCTGACCCCGCTGATGCTGCTCTCCTTCGTCGGCCCGATCCTGGTGGCCGTGCTTCTCGCTTGGCTCCTGCCAGGCAACTGGTTTAGCTGGATCCTGTGGCCCCTCACCGGCATTCTTGCCGGACTGCTCATTGCGATGATCGTTCTTGGTCGCCGCGCCGAGGCAGTCGCATACGCGCAGATTGAGGGGCGTCCCGGCGCGGTTGGTGCAATCGTGCAGAGCGCACTTCGGCGTAGCTGGCGTGGGTCGGAGGTGCCCGTCGCGATGACCCGGCAGCAGGATGCGGTATACCGCGTCATCGGGCGCGGCGGAGTCGTACTCATTTCTGAGGGCTCGCGCCAGCGCACTCAGCGCATCGCGCAGGACGAGGAACGCAAACTCAAGCGCGCGATCTCAAACGTTCCGATCTCGCACCTCTACGTTGGCCCTGACGAGGGTTCGGTGGCATTGCCGAAGCTTTCGAAGGAGCTGCAAAAGATGAAGCGTGTACTCAATCGCAACGAGATCGCTGCTGTCTATAACCGGCTCTCGTCGCTTCAGGCGAGCCCCGTTGGAATCCCGAAGGGAATCGACCCGAATCGCGTCCGCGCACAGCGCCCGCGCTAAACCATGTCCCAGAAGTTTGGTGACCTCGCCCCCAGCGAGTATCCGGGGGAGCGTCTCGGTCTTCCCGAGGACGGGCCTCGCTCGGTCGGCCGTGTGGGGCGACGCCTGCTCGCGATCTGCATCGACTGGGCCCTCGCTTCCCTCCCCGCCTACCTCCTCATCGGAGGACCGCAGGCGATGTGGTGGCACTCTCTCATTTTTATGCTCATGCAGATCGTCTTCGTTCCGACAATCGGTGGTTCGCTCGGACATCGACTGGTCGGCCTGCAGGTTGTTCCGATCGCTGGCGGCTGGGTTGGCGTCTGGCGCCCCATCGTTCGCGCGGTGCTCGTCACACTCGTGATCCCAGCACTCGTCTGGGACAGCGACCAGCGCGGCTTTCACGACAAGATCGCAGGGACGGTACTGATTCGCGTCTAGGGCGCAGTCAACTCATCATGCGAAAACACGTTGTCACCGTCGACACCGTAGTTCGTCGCGCCGCAATACGTAACACGCCTGAAACACTGCTTCCACGCTCCCGAAACGCTGGAAGCATAGGCTTGACCTACGAAGCGGCAGACCGCCGCACCGAAAAGTGAGGATCCCGATGTTCAAGACTCCCCAGGAAGTCATCGACTATATCCGCGAAACCGACGTCAAGTTCCTTGACATCCGGTTCACCGATCTCCCCGGCGTGCAGCAGCACTT
Above is a window of Leucobacter aridicollis DNA encoding:
- a CDS encoding ankyrin repeat domain-containing protein: MNARLRAAIAASALAALSLTGLVACAPEPGETPPTTTGTPKPAPSESAQPEVPAEPEVPEKPDLTQAELDQRLRDAAWANDVVAAEQLIEWGADVNAADDTVQSAYLIATSEGRLELLRLTLKHGGDVKALDSWQGTGLIRAAERGHWDVSGVLIRAGVDVNHVNNIGYQAIHEAVWLGRDDPTYLATLRVLVAGGAELDRLSVSEGLTPLQMAEERGFSGQAEVLRSLAAAAAPSDPGAALVEAARTGETTAVVAALRAGADPRSAGSDGLTAVALAEAGGHVAAAQVIRALGG
- a CDS encoding SMR family transporter, producing MSLTALGLVLAAAVAHAAWNILAAKSSRSGVPFLLWGAVVSAIVWSAAIPFTGGVGSSGAWEFVRAVVVSGVLHVLYMLVLQRGYRAGDLSTVYATARGSGPVLTVVVSILLFGERPGLLSLGGVLLVVVGVTAFGLIGRSRSAAGTEFAGGQRQARFDPSIVFGLLTGVAIATYTLWDVSMVNGFGIAPVAFMVGTSAAEAVIFGGMMGAEGLRGLKPARRLRGELRANWRSLLAFGVLSPLSYVLVLTAATIAPLSLVAPMRETSVVLVGLYGVFRFRESNPVLRLAAAAVVVCGVALIGL
- a CDS encoding DNA gyrase/topoisomerase IV subunit B — protein: MAESSYSARHLTVLEGLEAVRKRPGMYIGTTDSRGLMHCLWEIIDNSVDEALAGHGADIKITLHDDGSVTVADNGRGVPVDVEPRSGLSGVELVFTKLHAGGKFGGGGYASSGGLHGVGASVVNALSSRLDVEVDRDGKTWAMSFRHGEPGVFAGAGPDSPFTPFDRATELRVVGKVKKGVTGTRVRYWADPQIFLPTARFEVDSLVGRARQTAFLVPGLTIDISDYRAESLDESGAPAVHSFNYEGGISEFVNFLALDAPVTDTWRVQDSGKFTETVPVMDETTGHLVSREVERECEVDIALRWGTGYDTEIQSFVNIISTPKGGTHLSGFEQGLTKFFRKQIETNARKLKAGSDKPDKDDILTGLTAVVTVRVPEPQFEGQTKEVLGTAAVRQIVSRAVTSALSERYDSPKKHDKAQTSTLLEKMVSEMKSRIAMRAQRDTARRKSTLESSSLPSKLIDCRSKDVANSELFIVEGDSALGTAKPARDSEYQALLPIRGKILNVQKASLAEMLSNAECGAIIKVIGAGSGRDFDLDAARYGKVILMSDADVDGAHIRTLLLTLFFRYMRPMLEAGRVYAAVPPLHRVIVQNSGRKPNDVIYTYSEKELQTLLADLRKRGKKYQEPIQRYKGLGEMDADQLAETTMDREHRTLRRVRLEDAHAAAQMFELLMGNDVAPRKEFIIENADDLDRERIDA
- a CDS encoding DUF7455 domain-containing protein codes for the protein MSTLEQTADVADVTAADRPLSGLDRCDSCGAQAYVRVTLGGSELLFCAHHATKHEAKLRPMAEAWHDESHRLNA
- a CDS encoding RNA polymerase sigma factor, which codes for MATATTTKSRAAKAAESDEQNAAEAPAKKAPAKKAASAAKTTAAKKAPAKKPATRAKKAVDEIVDAPDDTEATEVDEQAEEEQPAAEHQEPLPTGAIVLKAGDEEDVPTVTTAIPGATADPVKDYLKQIGKVALLNAAEEVELAMRIEAGLFAEEKLGTEKGLPKKLERELKWVARDGQRAKSHLLGANLRLVVSLAKRYTGRGMQFLDLIQEGNLGLIRAVEKFDYTKGFKFSTYATWWIRQAITRAMADQARTIRIPVHMVEVINKLARVQRQMLQDLGREPTPEELSRELDMTTEKVIEVQKYGREPISLHTPLGEDGDSEFGDLIEDTEAIVPADAVGFTMLQQQLEQLLDSLSEREAGVIKMRFGLGDGMPKTLDQIGDTFGVTRERIRQIESKTMAKLRHPSRSQQLRDYLD
- a CDS encoding PAC2 family protein, yielding MTENLFSAVYAERRASVAKGLPLVVALSGSTDAGNAVSQLEQYLWERCAPEEIVRFDTDALLDYRARRPLITFDEDHFTDYSPEELTLSLARDELGAPFLLLSGFEPDFRWEAFVESVLLLVHEFEVSVTTWVQAIPMPVPHTRPIVATVSGTREDLMERSAWKPTTRLPASIVHLLEYRLHGVGEEVVGFAHLVPHYLANNEYPELLTAALENVMAATGLLFAIDEAKERAHDFRAQVDRQIAENEESREMLDNLERRFDAYVEAHGDRSSSLLGEEGTMPTADQLASELERFLAERQQGPENNDGPAVQ